A segment of the Limisphaerales bacterium genome:
TGAGGACGGTCAATTGATTTGGGCCACAGATGAGGTGTTCGATGCCGGGCAAACCACAGTCAATAACAGCCTGCGGCGACACATCCGTGAACACCAATCCTCAAGTGTTTTAGCCGCCACAGAGCTGTTAATCCTCAATTCACCTCGTGAATTAGGGCGTTATTCGCTGGGATCCATCTTTCAACATTTATCTGAAAAAAATGCTAAAGAGATGCTGCTCGCTGCCGATAATGAGGATAGTCAGAGTGTGTCCGGAAATCCGGAGCCGGTGACTCCTCCCACCGAGGAGCCAGAACCGCCCGGGCCAACGGTGCCAGAAGGGTCAGAAGAACCCGCGCCAGAGCCCCCGATTCCCGGCGCCACCTGAGTTGTGTGAGCGAAAAACCTTGTGTTTTTCGCGAAATACACGATATTTGGGACGGTTGCTATGAAAGAAGTTAGCCTTAATACAACGCGCCAAGCGCAAGGCCCGCAGAAAGCGGCTCAAGCGCAGGCGCAGCCGACTGACGGTGTGGGCATGGTCGCCCCGACCGATTCGTTGGAGGCGAATATGACCCGTCAGCCGGATTTCACCCGTGTGGAGGTGGACGCTGAGGCTCGGTTTGATCAGATCAAAGAACGCCTGCGCGAGGATGTGCAAGCCGATCGTTATCCGCCCGCCGAAGCGATTGAGCAATTTTCCAAACTGCTCGCCACTGAGATTGAGGTAAGCACCCCTCGCCCAGGTAAATCCTAACCTCCCTCCCCAAGCTGTTTCGGCACGCAACGTGCTGTGTACCACCCGATGAACAGCGCCAACAAGCTGAATGCGTATCGAGTGGCCGCGGTAAATACTTCCTCCGCGGAAAATCTCGTGGTGATGTTGTATGACGGTGCCATTCGATTCCTCGGCATCGCCATCAAGGCATTCGAGCGGGAAGACCCGTTGGATTTCAATTTTACCGTCCACGAAAACATCACGCGCACACAGGCTATCATCCGCGAACTCAACCGCAGCCTTGACCCCGAGAAAGCCGGTGAACTGGGTGACCACCTCGTGAGTTTATACGATTATTTTGATAACCGGCTGCAGGAAGCGAACGTGCAAAAAAACAAGGAGATTATTGAGGAAATCCGTACGCGCCTCTCTGAACTACGCGATGCATGGAATGAATCACTCAATCAAGTCAGCGAACCACCGGCTCCGGCCGCCGCACCGGCGCCAGCAATAGCGCCCGTGCCCGTGCCCGTTACCCAACCCATTCCCGTTGCCGCACCGGCACCTTCCCCCTCTTCGGGCGAATACACCGGGCTATCATTAATGGGCTAACGATGAGCTTACCCGCCACTACTACTCTACTTCGCGAATGGCACCGACTCGCCCGCGATGAATCTGTCGCCATCGCGCTGCAGGATTGGAACGAACTGAATCGGACCATCGATGCCAAGGCACGTTTGCAGGAATTGCTCGAGGATTACGCCGGCGAAGATTACACCCCCGAAGATCGCGAACTGGTCAACACCCTCGTCAGCATCACCCAGCAACATCAGCAGTTGCTGAGTAATGAAATGGACTCATTACAAAAACAAATTGCCAATGAAGATAAAAATCTTAGTAATGGCCGAAAAGTAGGGGCCGCCTACGGCCAGCGCACCGAGTCCTATTGGGGCACTTACAGCTGATCGAAGCTGAGTTTTTGCTCGGAAAATAGTGCCCCCCCCCATTTGATCCCGCCATTTCACAGCCTATAAAACAGGCTGTTTTAACGTGTTTTTTTTCTGTTTAAGCGGTTTTTAAAATAATCCGAGTGCTGGCACATAATGTGCTGCGTGGGTGGCCGATGAATATCAGTTTGTACCAGGCCGCCAGCGCTCTGGAGGGCAACCTCCAACGCCAGCACGTGATCGCGGAAAACCTCGCTTCCTCCAGCGTGCCCGGATTCAAGCGGCATAATATGACCTTTAACGCCGTCGACGCCTCGATGTTCGACGAATCCCTCAAAGCCGCCAACAAAACTCAGGTGCAGTGGATGCTGCCACGGTTCATCGTTTCCACCGATTTCCAGCAGGGTACGCTGATGCCCACCGGCGATAACACCAACGTCGCCCTCGATGGCCCGGGCTTCTTCGGGGTCAGCGGGCCTGATGGCGAAACACTGTACACCCGCGACGGAAGTTTCCGCACCAACAACCTCGGTCAGCTCATCACCAAAGACGGCAACCTACTCCAAGCCGTGGGCGGCGGACCGATCACGGTGGACACGAATTCCAAGTACCCCATCACCATCGCCAAAGACGGCACGGTGACGCAGGGCGGGCCTTCGTTGGGTCGCTTGAACGTGGTGAGCTTTGCCCCGGAAGATTTGCAAAAACTCCAACGCATCAATTCCGGCTACTTTACTTCGGGCGGCCTCACGCCATTGGCAGCGGATGAAAGTGAAACCGCCGTGGCCATGGGATTTTTGGAAGGTGCCAACACCACGCCTTCGCACGAGATGGGTCAGTTAATGACCACGCTCCGCCATTTTGAAGCCAACCAAAAGATCATGAAAATCCAGGACCAACATATGGGCCGATTGATCCGTGAACTGACTGACAACAAATAGGAGATAACCAATGTTACGCGCACTCTACACCTCCGCATCCGGCATGCAG
Coding sequences within it:
- a CDS encoding flagellar hook basal-body protein, whose amino-acid sequence is MLAHNVLRGWPMNISLYQAASALEGNLQRQHVIAENLASSSVPGFKRHNMTFNAVDASMFDESLKAANKTQVQWMLPRFIVSTDFQQGTLMPTGDNTNVALDGPGFFGVSGPDGETLYTRDGSFRTNNLGQLITKDGNLLQAVGGGPITVDTNSKYPITIAKDGTVTQGGPSLGRLNVVSFAPEDLQKLQRINSGYFTSGGLTPLAADESETAVAMGFLEGANTTPSHEMGQLMTTLRHFEANQKIMKIQDQHMGRLIRELTDNK
- the fliS gene encoding flagellar export chaperone FliS, producing the protein MNSANKLNAYRVAAVNTSSAENLVVMLYDGAIRFLGIAIKAFEREDPLDFNFTVHENITRTQAIIRELNRSLDPEKAGELGDHLVSLYDYFDNRLQEANVQKNKEIIEEIRTRLSELRDAWNESLNQVSEPPAPAAAPAPAIAPVPVPVTQPIPVAAPAPSPSSGEYTGLSLMG